TTCCTCCCGTAAAAGTGTAACAGTGTTATTCCTGAGACTCAGACCATAAAAACTGTGACAGCTCTGTTTGTGGTCATAAACTTTTAGCGTGATAGCGTTGTTAACCGTCCAAGCTGCATACCCTTCGCTGGGATAGAATATGTCATGAACAGAAAACTCATAGTTTTCCGTTAAGTTTTGTATCGTGCCACCGTTCAGCGGGACTTTCCAGATTTCCCCACGCGCGATGCAAAGAAGTGCCTCGCTTTCTCCTATCCAGAGAGGTGGTTTATACTCTTGTCCAAGGTCAACATCAAGACTTTCCGTGAGATTACGAACGATACCTGTTTCCACATTAACAACGAACGCGTCCCCTGATGCCAGATCGCCTTCTGTTGTGTACGCAATGTATCTTGAATCTGGTGACCAACTAACAGTGATGCCATATCCCATTTGAATTTTCCGCACAAAGGGTTCAATTCTCGTGGATGAAGTCTCGTTTAACTCCTTTGACATCGGTAAAACGTAGAGAGCAAATACCGGTTGTTGAGCAGTCGGTGTTTCAGAGCCTAAGTAAACTATAACGGCTACGTGTTCCCCGTCAGGAGCTATATCGAAACTTCTAACCATATACTCATTCATCAACGAATATGTTTTCCCTGTTTTAGTATCAGCAATAGTTAAGTCTATGTCTTGTTTCCCGAATGGGTTTGTCATACGGGTCTGGTCTTCTTCAAGGGTCTCATTTTCTTGTTCTTGAAGTCGTTTTTTGGGCCAGTCCCAAATTTCGACAAAGGATGGTTCCTGCGGAGTTTTATGCGAAAATTTAGGCACGTTTGATTCGTCATCTATCAAGGAAATTGATTTGAAAAGCACATAACGTCCATCCGGGGTCCATTTCGGCACCTCAAAGCCAAAAAACGTCCGAACGGTTGTAGATGAGAACTCTTGCATATCATCAGATTCTCTATTCCAGATAAATAGATGGGGTTTACCCATCCGATCTGAAAAAAAGGCGAGACGTGTTCCATCGAGAGACCACCTCGGTGCCCAACTTGAGCCCCAATCCGGGGTGAGGTTCCGATGCTCACCTGTTTGCGTATTCGTCACCCAAATCGTTGCGTAACCCACTTCAAGCGTCACCACTCCAGTTTTGGAATATATTGAGTCTCCACCGCCTCCTTCATACTGTTCACGGTTTTGCGTCGTGTAAGCAACCCAGTTTCCATCGGAGGTAATGTCAATAGGAACTCTATCAGTGATCTTG
The genomic region above belongs to Candidatus Poribacteria bacterium and contains:
- a CDS encoding S9 family peptidase; translation: MNPLKLEDLFKFNKITDRVPIDITSDGNWVAYTTQNREQYEGGGGDSIYSKTGVVTLEVGYATIWVTNTQTGEHRNLTPDWGSSWAPRWSLDGTRLAFFSDRMGKPHLFIWNRESDDMQEFSSTTVRTFFGFEVPKWTPDGRYVLFKSISLIDDESNVPKFSHKTPQEPSFVEIWDWPKKRLQEQENETLEEDQTRMTNPFGKQDIDLTIADTKTGKTYSLMNEYMVRSFDIAPDGEHVAVIVYLGSETPTAQQPVFALYVLPMSKELNETSSTRIEPFVRKIQMGYGITVSWSPDSRYIAYTTEGDLASGDAFVVNVETGIVRNLTESLDVDLGQEYKPPLWIGESEALLCIARGEIWKVPLNGGTIQNLTENYEFSVHDIFYPSEGYAAWTVNNAITLKVYDHKQSCHSFYGLSLRNNTVTLLREEHKHRLVHAGRFFQDVAEETGEFIYVVESNREPQNIWMSDVAFESPRQITDVNPHLQTIDFGRSELIEWTLKDSQTIKGILVLPSKASAENPAPMIVNVYAGSMPSHYVNQFSFANSVGYFHTGMFVSRGYAVFLPDFPVQEIEPYKQFSEVILPGIDAAIATKKVDAERLGVIGHSFGGYTVNVLITQTTRFKAAVAIASKGNLISGYLNGDNGLGTGWYEAGQAGMGGPLWEFPQRYIDGSPVFHLDKVETPLLLIHGDQDFIPFEQAKEMFMGLARLEKEVVLLKYKEADHAPDFWSNEKLADYWERILSWYDEYLK